In a single window of the Acinetobacter tibetensis genome:
- a CDS encoding LPS-assembly protein LptD, giving the protein MKHQFKFNPLATAIFSLLCGSSITAYADTSNTVSSLTNEQLKASINEAYAGQHFFEQYYVDKSAPEAQQRQGKSLSAAYCQGAWITPIASNTTAVDPSKATSVVTADYGHYDPNGDSVLEGNVLIDQQGRQIRADKITIDKTQTFANAQGRVQMAQAGLLAQSDQINYNLKTQQGDLNNSYYIAEEQHAHGHAEKIARTSENVVVLSNATYSTCPPEQKPTWKIQANTIELNQDTGRGVTKGTKLYVKDVPVLAVPYFNFPIDDRRTTGILTPSFGYTNDGGIEFSVPVYLNLAPNYDATLTPRYMSDRGAMIDAEFRYLTENFGEGKIWGGYLPSDENYENQDRKDLHVIHKWQINNSFSTNLEYNYASDKDYFSDLSSNPNTKTDLNLRRAWELNYKNGIPGLTAQLKVEDFQTLDKTVSDEDRPYARLPQFLLTYKGGNPQGFQYEFNNDTAYFKKNIDNTTLATSEPSGTRFYNDFAVRYNYRNPWSFVIPEVSVRSINTFYDQDTITAQQNQTTSISNSDQNKSVVVPQFSLDTGLTFEKDGKYLQTITPRAFYAYSPYENQADYPNFDTISASINYDQLFSSRRFYGHDRLEDNNFLSLGLSYSLFDDIGLERLKASVGQSFYFDDRRVTLDGTTDELNTESHTGPIVSLSSQLSQHYRVSANSAWMANGDNAQRDVQIYYMGDQGNIYSAGYFYRKEIANRQDKYDQFVASFIQPIHNNWRIMGHAQYDMDNNVAREYLLGVNYESCCWGLSLYGRSYYNDLDDVSDSSVKPKRAFMAEINLKGLAGFNNKLASMLENRILGYDRIN; this is encoded by the coding sequence ATGAAGCATCAGTTTAAATTCAATCCTTTAGCGACTGCTATTTTCAGCCTCTTATGCGGAAGCTCGATTACGGCATATGCAGATACATCTAATACTGTTTCATCCCTAACCAATGAACAACTGAAAGCAAGTATAAATGAAGCCTATGCAGGGCAGCATTTTTTTGAACAATACTATGTCGACAAATCCGCACCAGAAGCACAGCAACGTCAGGGTAAATCGCTGAGTGCAGCTTATTGTCAAGGTGCATGGATCACTCCAATTGCTTCAAATACAACAGCAGTCGATCCAAGCAAAGCCACCTCTGTTGTTACGGCTGATTATGGTCATTATGACCCAAATGGTGACTCTGTCCTTGAGGGTAATGTCCTGATTGACCAACAAGGTCGACAAATTCGTGCCGATAAAATTACCATTGATAAAACACAAACTTTTGCCAATGCGCAAGGACGTGTGCAAATGGCACAAGCGGGTCTTTTAGCGCAAAGCGATCAAATCAATTACAACTTAAAAACCCAACAAGGCGATTTAAACAATAGTTACTATATTGCTGAAGAACAACATGCACATGGTCATGCTGAAAAAATTGCACGTACCTCTGAAAATGTTGTCGTTTTAAGCAATGCCACTTACAGCACTTGCCCACCAGAACAAAAACCCACTTGGAAAATTCAAGCCAATACCATTGAATTGAATCAAGACACAGGACGTGGTGTTACCAAAGGCACCAAGCTATATGTGAAAGATGTCCCTGTTTTAGCTGTACCTTACTTTAACTTCCCAATTGATGATCGTCGAACCACGGGGATTTTAACTCCAAGTTTTGGCTACACCAATGATGGCGGTATCGAGTTTTCAGTTCCTGTTTATTTAAACCTTGCGCCAAATTATGATGCCACACTGACACCACGCTATATGAGCGACCGTGGTGCCATGATTGATGCAGAGTTTCGCTATTTAACAGAAAACTTTGGTGAAGGTAAAATTTGGGGTGGTTATTTACCTTCAGATGAGAACTATGAAAATCAAGATCGTAAAGATTTGCACGTTATCCACAAATGGCAAATCAACAACAGCTTTTCAACCAACCTTGAATACAACTATGCGTCGGATAAAGACTACTTTAGCGACCTAAGCAGTAATCCAAATACCAAAACCGACTTGAACTTACGCCGTGCTTGGGAGCTTAATTACAAAAACGGTATTCCTGGTCTAACTGCCCAGTTAAAAGTCGAAGATTTCCAAACTTTGGATAAAACAGTTTCTGATGAAGACCGTCCTTATGCGCGTTTACCTCAATTCTTACTCACCTACAAAGGTGGAAATCCACAAGGCTTCCAGTACGAATTTAACAACGATACAGCTTATTTTAAAAAGAATATTGACAACACCACATTAGCAACATCTGAACCAAGCGGTACGCGGTTCTACAACGATTTCGCTGTCCGCTATAATTATCGTAATCCATGGTCATTTGTCATTCCTGAAGTATCCGTTCGTAGTATCAATACCTTCTACGACCAAGACACCATTACTGCTCAGCAGAATCAGACCACAAGTATAAGTAATAGTGATCAAAACAAATCTGTCGTTGTACCGCAATTTAGCCTAGATACAGGCTTAACATTCGAAAAAGATGGTAAATACTTACAAACCATTACCCCGCGTGCCTTCTATGCTTACTCGCCTTATGAAAATCAAGCGGATTATCCAAACTTCGATACCATTAGCGCTTCAATCAATTATGATCAATTATTTAGCTCAAGACGTTTCTATGGCCATGACCGCTTAGAAGACAACAATTTCTTATCATTGGGTTTAAGTTATAGCTTATTTGATGATATTGGCTTAGAACGCTTAAAAGCGAGTGTAGGTCAAAGTTTCTATTTTGATGATCGTCGCGTGACTTTAGATGGTACAACGGATGAATTAAACACAGAATCACATACGGGCCCTATCGTTAGTCTGTCCAGCCAACTCTCGCAGCATTATCGTGTAAGCGCCAATTCAGCTTGGATGGCAAATGGAGATAATGCACAACGCGATGTGCAAATTTATTACATGGGTGATCAAGGGAATATTTATAGTGCGGGTTATTTCTATCGCAAAGAAATCGCCAACCGCCAAGATAAATATGACCAGTTTGTTGCATCATTTATACAACCCATTCACAACAACTGGCGTATTATGGGCCACGCTCAATATGACATGGACAACAATGTTGCGCGTGAATACTTACTCGGTGTGAATTATGAATCGTGCTGTTGGGGGCTCTCTCTCTACGGGCGTTCTTACTACAACGACTTGGATGATGTAAGTGATTCTAGTGTTAAACCAAAACGTGCTTTTATGGCTGAAATTAACCTGAAAGGTTTAGCTGGTTTCAACAACAAACTAGCATCCATGCTTGAAAATCGAATTTTAGGTTACGATCGTATTAATTAA
- the hfq gene encoding RNA chaperone Hfq, protein MSKGQTLQDPFLNSLRKERIPVSIFLVNGIKLQGHIESFDQYVVLLKNTVSQMVYKHAISTVVPARNPRPAGAPAGGAQGAGFGGAQGGGFGGGQGGGFGGGQGGGFGGGQGGGFGGQGGFGGQGGGFGGQGGFGGQGGGFGGQGGFGGQGGGFGGQGGFDSETKFDDSQEDDNNR, encoded by the coding sequence ATGTCTAAAGGTCAAACTTTGCAAGATCCGTTCTTGAATTCTCTCCGTAAAGAACGTATTCCTGTATCTATCTTCCTTGTAAACGGTATTAAGTTACAAGGTCATATTGAATCTTTTGACCAATATGTTGTTCTGTTAAAAAATACTGTAAGCCAAATGGTTTACAAACACGCTATTTCTACGGTTGTTCCTGCGCGTAACCCACGTCCTGCTGGTGCTCCTGCTGGTGGTGCACAAGGTGCAGGCTTTGGTGGTGCACAAGGTGGTGGCTTTGGTGGCGGTCAAGGCGGTGGCTTTGGTGGCGGTCAAGGCGGCGGCTTTGGCGGTGGTCAAGGTGGCGGCTTCGGTGGTCAAGGTGGCTTCGGTGGTCAAGGTGGCGGCTTCGGTGGTCAAGGTGGCTTCGGTGGTCAAGGCGGCGGCTTCGGTGGTCAAGGTGGCTTCGGTGGTCAAGGTGGCGGCTTCGGTGGTCAAGGTGGCTTTGATAGCGAAACTAAATTTGATGACTCTCAAGAAGACGACAACAATCGTTAA
- the miaA gene encoding tRNA (adenosine(37)-N6)-dimethylallyltransferase MiaA, whose product MSNQLPVINLMGPTASGKTALACELYEQGNFELISVDSALVYRDMDIGTAKPSKAEQAQYPHHLIDIISPLEVYSAAQFVEDATRLVDEIHAKGKTPILVGGTMLYFKALLEGLSSNLPSADYAIRAEIEAQGDREGWESVYASLCEVDPLAGEKFKVSDKQRIIRALEVFRITGQPITKLQAEQPKNVPYRYTFHNYALLPDRLELHKRIEKRLEIMWEIGFLNEVESLIEKYDLFDDLSSMRSVGYRQALDFLLKSDKSLENKKEMEDKALFATRQLAKRQYTWLRSLQQSHKFKTYLTIKQAQEDLRNCYG is encoded by the coding sequence ATGTCGAATCAATTGCCTGTCATCAATTTGATGGGACCTACAGCCAGCGGTAAAACGGCTTTAGCATGTGAGTTATATGAACAGGGCAATTTTGAATTGATTTCTGTTGACTCGGCATTGGTTTATCGAGATATGGATATTGGGACAGCGAAGCCAAGTAAAGCTGAGCAAGCACAGTATCCACATCATTTGATTGATATTATTAGTCCACTAGAAGTGTATTCTGCTGCGCAATTTGTAGAAGATGCAACTAGGCTGGTTGATGAGATACATGCTAAAGGCAAAACTCCGATTTTGGTCGGAGGTACGATGTTGTATTTCAAAGCTTTGCTAGAAGGCTTATCGAGTAATCTGCCAAGTGCGGATTATGCAATCCGTGCTGAAATTGAAGCACAGGGTGATCGAGAAGGTTGGGAGTCAGTTTACGCTTCTTTATGTGAAGTGGATCCACTTGCGGGTGAGAAATTCAAAGTCAGTGACAAGCAGCGTATTATTCGTGCACTCGAAGTATTTCGTATTACAGGGCAGCCGATTACCAAATTACAAGCAGAACAACCTAAAAATGTACCATATCGTTACACTTTTCATAATTATGCTTTGTTGCCAGATCGGTTAGAATTACATAAGCGAATTGAAAAACGCTTGGAAATTATGTGGGAAATCGGTTTTTTAAATGAGGTTGAATCACTAATTGAAAAATACGATCTATTTGATGATTTGTCTTCAATGAGATCAGTCGGTTATAGGCAAGCCTTAGATTTTTTATTAAAAAGCGACAAAAGTCTCGAAAATAAGAAAGAAATGGAGGATAAAGCCCTTTTTGCAACACGACAACTTGCGAAACGTCAATATACTTGGTTAAGATCTTTGCAACAGTCGCATAAATTTAAAACATATTTAACAATAAAGCAGGCTCAAGAAGACTTGCGAAACTGTTACGGATAA
- a CDS encoding peptidylprolyl isomerase — protein MKTKQLKQFFKATALAIALSSSMPTFAQTSDEVVAVVDNSVILRSDLQQSVAETKSQLEAQKRPVPPEQYLEQQALEQLILRQTQLEQVKRYNIKADEKSLNEAVLKVANQSGSNSLEAFQQKLDKMAPNTYESLRKRIAEDLAITRLRQQIVMSRIKISDQDVANFLKTPQGQAALGSQVHVIHARIAGDSNVEAVAKQVRTALDSSNDIAAISKQYSTKDIKVEGADMGFRNLSEIPTELAARVTPLQVGQTSELITARDGIHIIKLLERKGSEQKAIIPQYHTRHILIQPSEVVSPESAKQMIDSIYNRLKAGEDFAVLAATFSNDSGSARDGGSLGWVSPGTMVPQFEEQMKNTPVGQISQPFQTQFGWHILQVTETRQQDMTQEYQERMARQILGERQFDTELDSWLREIRNNAFVEIKDPTLDRKNNKTS, from the coding sequence ATGAAGACAAAACAGTTAAAACAATTCTTTAAGGCAACTGCGCTAGCAATTGCCCTTTCTTCATCAATGCCGACATTTGCCCAGACTTCGGATGAAGTTGTGGCAGTTGTCGACAACAGTGTCATTTTACGCAGTGATTTACAACAAAGCGTTGCTGAAACCAAAAGTCAATTAGAAGCCCAAAAGCGTCCTGTTCCGCCAGAGCAGTATCTTGAGCAACAAGCCCTTGAGCAACTTATTCTACGTCAAACTCAGTTAGAACAAGTAAAACGCTACAACATTAAAGCCGACGAAAAGAGCTTAAATGAAGCCGTACTCAAAGTAGCGAACCAGTCTGGAAGTAACTCATTAGAAGCATTTCAGCAAAAATTAGACAAAATGGCACCAAACACTTACGAATCACTCCGCAAACGCATTGCGGAAGATTTAGCCATTACTCGTTTACGCCAACAGATTGTGATGTCGCGCATTAAAATTAGCGACCAAGATGTAGCAAATTTCCTTAAGACTCCACAAGGACAAGCCGCTCTTGGTAGTCAAGTTCATGTCATTCACGCACGCATAGCGGGTGACAGCAATGTTGAAGCTGTTGCTAAACAAGTACGTACTGCTTTAGACAGCAGCAATGACATAGCAGCGATTAGCAAGCAATACAGCACCAAAGACATCAAAGTTGAAGGTGCGGACATGGGCTTCAGAAATCTTTCTGAGATTCCCACAGAACTCGCAGCACGCGTTACACCATTACAAGTTGGTCAAACCAGTGAGCTGATTACAGCTCGTGATGGTATTCATATTATTAAGCTGTTAGAACGAAAAGGCTCTGAACAAAAAGCCATTATTCCTCAATACCACACTCGACACATTCTGATTCAACCTTCAGAAGTTGTCAGCCCTGAAAGTGCTAAACAAATGATTGATAGCATTTACAACCGACTTAAAGCGGGTGAGGATTTTGCAGTGCTGGCTGCCACATTCTCAAATGATTCTGGCTCTGCACGCGATGGTGGTAGCTTAGGTTGGGTAAGCCCAGGCACGATGGTTCCTCAATTTGAAGAGCAAATGAAGAACACTCCTGTAGGTCAAATTAGTCAACCCTTCCAAACTCAGTTTGGCTGGCATATTCTTCAAGTGACTGAGACACGTCAGCAAGATATGACACAGGAATATCAAGAACGCATGGCTCGACAAATTTTAGGTGAGCGTCAATTCGATACCGAATTAGACAGTTGGTTACGTGAAATCCGTAATAATGCTTTTGTCGAAATTAAAGACCCAACTTTAGACCGTAAAAATAATAAAACATCTTAA